The Iamia sp. SCSIO 61187 genomic sequence CTGACCGCCGTGGTCGGCGCCAACGGCCAGGGCAAGAGCAACCTGCTCGAGGCCATCGGCTGGATGGGCGGGCTGCGGTCGTTCCGAGCCGCCCCCACCGAGGCCCTCGTCCGGGTCGGGGCCGAGCGGGCCATCATCCGGGGCGAGGGGAGCCGGGCCGGCCGGGCCCTGCTGATCGAGTGCGAGGTGGCCCCGGGCGGGCGCAGCCGGATGCTCGTCAACCGCCAGCCCGTCCGGAGGGTGCGCGACGGGCTCGACTTCCTGCGCGCCGTGGTGTTCGCCCCCGACGACCTCGAGCTGGTCAAGGGGGGCCCGGCCGAGCGCCGGCGCTACCTCGACGACCTGGTGGTGGCCCTCGACCCCCGGCTCGACGCCGTGCGCACCGACCTGGACCGGATCCTCAAGCAGCGCTCGGCCCTGCTGAAGCAGTCCGGCGGGCGCCTCGACGAGGCCATCGCCTCGACGCTGGAGGTGTGGAACGCCCGCCTGGCGCGCGCCGGCGAGGCCCTGGCCGACGCCCGGTCCGAGCTGGTCGCCCGGCTGGGCCCGGTGGTCGAGGAGGCCTACCGGGACCTGGCCGGCGGGGCCGGGGTCGTGCTCGCCTACGACCCCCCGTGGCGGGCCGGGGGCCTGCTCGCGGCGCTGGCCGAGGCCCGCCGCGACGAGCT encodes the following:
- a CDS encoding DNA replication/repair protein RecF is translated as MQLDRVWLTDFRSYASAEVALAPGLTAVVGANGQGKSNLLEAIGWMGGLRSFRAAPTEALVRVGAERAIIRGEGSRAGRALLIECEVAPGGRSRMLVNRQPVRRVRDGLDFLRAVVFAPDDLELVKGGPAERRRYLDDLVVALDPRLDAVRTDLDRILKQRSALLKQSGGRLDEAIASTLEVWNARLARAGEALADARSELVARLGPVVEEAYRDLAGGAGVVLAYDPPWRAGGLLAALAEARRDELRRGVSLVGPHRDELDITLAGLPARTHASQGEQRTTALALRLAAARLVAAELDTPPLLLLDDVLSELDDDRSAALLAHLPPGQTVITTATSLPAGTEPQLVLRVAGGEVVPA